A genomic region of Pyrus communis chromosome 14, drPyrComm1.1, whole genome shotgun sequence contains the following coding sequences:
- the LOC137715200 gene encoding sodium/calcium exchanger NCL1-like, translating into MSNITKTAYWVVFVLLVITVEVRGRSFGLNTQGTSSSQLVSDGIDHEYQNQSSSSLLLLKRIENIDSTESSCEQLYGFLPCSNSVFGHVFLMVVYEYLLFHGESYLAAGGEQIFKILGPGVFGASAFHVIGALPESLLLLASGFFNSKEIAQEYVYTGVGLLAGSSILSLTILWGTCVIVSSQEFSNNLRSTAPNDSNSSSFSWKRLSASLTDWGITTDSETSSLARIMVCSVIPFLIMQMAKIFPSSSGERIAILTALSVSVVFLLLYFIYQIFRPWVQKRRLEFVKHGYLVSSILQHVQKHALARVLTVRGAPNITAIRRLFEEVDEDGDNYISLSEVRELLREIKFKSTEDDKDKGTEEVMKQFDLDNDGKINKDEFINGFTKWIEEIKSVHKQNTERSLENIYEVFQPWIINRRREREIKKDLMSEVLRHVQSNSLRSIVTNDGMPDIPNIRRLFEKIDLDGNNFISQSELRKLIGDIKFGKIPGNVDESVVKLIEELDTSGDQLISEEEFVAGLTKWINKSNDQAPPSPESEDDIYQRTWEETDKLVDEEKSSVGAIDKSIWAWVKAITYLVLGFVVLAVLAEPLIDSVQNLSIAASIPSFVVAFVLVPLATNARQATSAIKAASKKTPRTTSLTFSEIYGGVFMNNVLGFSVLLAIIYAREMIWDFSAEVLVVLIVCTVMGFIASFVSTFSLWTSFLAYLLYPISLLLVYILNDVVKYT; encoded by the exons ATGAGCAACATCACCAAAACTGCATATTGGGTagtttttgttcttcttgtAATAACGGTGGAAGTCAGAGGTCGTTCTTTTGGACTCAATACTCAGGGTACTTCGTCTTCCCAATTGGTTTCAGATGGTATAGATCATGAATATCAAAATCAAAGCAGCAGCTCCCTGTTACTTCTCAAAAGAATTGAGAATATCGATTCAACAGAGTCATCGTGCGAGCAGCTTTACGGGTTCTTGCCATGCTCCAACAGTGTTTTTGGGCATGTGTTTCTAATGGTGGTGTATGAATACTTGTTGTTTCATGGTGAGTCTTATTTGGCTGCTGGAGGTGAACAGATTTTCAAGATCTTGGGTCCTGGTGTGTTTGGTGCTAGTGCATTTCACGTCATCGGTGCCCTTCCTGAGTCTCTTTTACTTCTTG CTTCTGGTTTTTTTAACTCCAAGGAGATTGCTCAGGAATATGTCTATACTGGAGTTGGGTTATTGGCTGGATCATCAATTTTGAGCTTAACAATACTATGGGGGACCTGTGTAATAGTCAGTAGCCAAGAGTTTTCAAATAATCTAAGGTCTACGGCTCCcaatgattcaaattcatcCTCTTTTTCATGGAAAAGACTCTCTGCATCTTTGACAG ATTGGGGTATTACTACGGATTCAGAGACCAGCTCCCTTGCAAGGATTATGGTTTGTTCAGTAATACCATTTCTTATCATGCAAATGGCAAAAATCTTTCCATCCTCTTCCGGGGAACGCATTGCAATCTTGACTGCTCTCAGTGTTTCTGTTGTATTCCTATTATTGTACTTCATTTATCAG ATCTTCCGGCCCTGGGTTCAAAAAAGAAGATTAGAATTTGTGAAACATGGGTATTTGGTTTCAAGCATTTTACAACATGTCCAAAAACATGCTCTGGCAAGAGTCCTCACCGTAAGAGGGGCACCAAATATAACTGCTATAAGAAG GCTGTTTGAGGAAGTAGACGAAGATGGTGACAATTACATATCACTTTCTGAAGTAAGAGAACTTCTTCGTGaaatcaaattcaaatcaacAGAAGATGACAAGGATAAAGGAACAGAAGAAGTGATGAAACAGTTTGATCTAGATAATGATGGGAAAATTAATAAAGACGAATTCATCAATGGCTTCACAAAATGGATTGAGGAGATCAAGTCAGTGCATAAACAAAATACAGAAAGATCGTTGGAGAACATATATGAG GTCTTTCAACCTTGGATTATAAATAGAAGAAGAGAACGTGAAATAAAGAAGGACTTAATGTCAGAAGTTCTAAGACATGTCCAAAGCAATTCACTCCGAAGCATTGTCACAAACGATGGCATGCCTGACATACCAAATATTAGAAG GTTGTTTGAAAAGATTGATCTTGATGGAAATAATTTCATATCCCAATCAGAATTGAGAAAACTGATTGGGGATATCAAGTTTGGTAAAATTCCGGGAAACGTGGATGAATCAGTTGTAAAACTGATAGAAGAACTTGACACAAGTGGAGACCAGTTGATTAGCGAGGAAGAATTTGTTGCTGGATTAACAAAATGGATAAACAAATCCAACGATCAAGCTCCTCCTTCACCTGAATCTGAGGACGATATCTACCAA AGAACTTGGGAAGAAACAGATAAGTTGGTGGATGAAGAGAAAAGCAGTGTTGGAGCTATAGACAAGTCAATATGGGCTTGGGTGAAAGCTATAACATATTTGGTTCTAGGGTTTGTTGTATTGGCAGTTTTAGCAGAACCTCTTATAGATAGTGTTCAGAATTTGTCCATAGCTGCAAGCATCCCTTCTTTCGTTGTAGCATTTGTGCTAGTCCCCTTGGCAACTAATGCCAGACAAGCCACTTCAGCAATTAAGGCAGCTTCAAAAAAAACTCCAAGAACCACATCTTTGACATTTTCTGAG ATTTATGGTGGGGTGTTTATGAACAATGTTCTAGGATTTTCTGTGCTGCTAGCTATAATTTATGCTCGTGAAatgatttgggatttttctgCTGAAGTCTTGGTAGTTTTAATTGTTTGCACAGTAATGGGTTTCATTGCAAGCTTTGTCTCCACCTTTTCCCTTTGGACCTCATTCTTGGCCTACCTTCTATACCCAATTTCATTGCTTTTAGTCTATATTCTCAATGATGTTGTCAAGTATACCTGA
- the LOC137716453 gene encoding uncharacterized protein At5g64816 — translation MVEVWWSLLAAIPAVVAGQAFRVKKRHAEEQRLKSARGREKSSDEIFVCERVCTSKRMLKKVGAFSKDPIPDTCVTVCGVSELDACADACVRTVCVNQHQVPNWNDICLKRCQSECLKLSSSSSL, via the coding sequence ATGGTGGAAGTGTGGTGGTCCCTCCTAGCTGCTATCCCTGCAGTGGTTGCAGGACAAGCATTTCGAGTGAAGAAAAGGCACGCCGAAGAGCAGAGATTAAAGAGCGCTAGAGGAAGGGAGAAGAGTTCTGATGAGATTTTTGTCTGCGAAAGGGTATGCACGTCGAAGAGAATGCTGAAAAAGGTTGGTGCATTCTCAAAGGACCCAATTCCTGATACTTGTGTTACCGTCTGCGGTGTATCTGAGCTTGATGCGTGTGCTGATGCGTGCGTGCGCACTGTCTGTGTAAACCAACATCAAGTACCCAACTGGAATGACATCTGCCTTAAGAGATGCCAGAGTGAGTGTTTGAAACTCTCTTCTTCAAGTTCTCTATAA